TCTCGGGCTGTCACATCGCCGTGGACCTCAACGGCAACGCCCACCTCTGCTATTTCAACGAGGACGACGGGAAGCTGATGTATGCGACCAACGCCGGCGGGGAGTGGGCCATCCAGACCATCGCCGATCGGGGAGAGGCAGGCAGGGACTGCTCGATCGCCGTGGATTCCAACGGCATCGCTCACGTATCCTTCGTCGGCAACATCAACGACGGCTATGGCGACCTCATTTACGCAGCTGAACGCAACGGATCGTGGGAGAGCCGGGTGATCGATCCCGGATATGTGCTGGGGTCTACTTCGATCGCCATCGACCCGAAGGACAGGGTCTGCATCAGCTACCACACCGGGCATGAGGCCAGCAACGATGATCTGATGTACGCCACCAATGCCGACGGGAAGTGGAGCACCGAGGTTGTCGACACCGGCATCTCCGGCTACTACAACGCCCTCGCCGTGGACCTCAACGGCAACGCCCACATCCTGTCCTATGCCGGGATCGGCGGGATGCCCCTTAAGTACAGCACCAACGCCGGAGGGTCCTGGAGCACCCAGAACGTCGAGGACAGCGTGTGGATCGGAAGCTACTGCTCGATCGCCACTGACTCCCTCGGCCGCCCTCACGCCGCCATCTCCACCAGCGACAAGATCGGCCAGGTCGATCTGAAGCACGTTCTCCTCTCCGAGAGCTCCTGGGAGCCCCAGGCGATCGAGTCCGGAGGGTATGTGTGGAGCAACTCCATCGCCGTCGACGGCAATGAGGCAGTGCACATCGCCTACCGGTCGGCCACCGACGGCAGCCTGAAGTACGCCACCAACGCCGGCGGGGAGTGGACAACGAGGACGATCGATAATACCGCCGCATCGAGCGCCTGCGCCTCCATCGCTGTCGACAGAGAGGGCAACGTCCACATGTGCTATATCGCCACGGACGCCTCCGGGGATCACCTGCGGTACGCTGAAGTAAAGCAAACCAAGGCCGCCGAGACGTCCACTGCCACCGAGCAGGCAGCTGATCCCGCAGTCACCGAAGAGGGGGCGACCTTCGACAGCCCCAGCACCACCTCTGCCCATCCCTTGATTGGCGGCCTGGAAATGGCCGGACTCGCTGTGATCGCCACGGCGGGAGCGATCCTGATCCTGAAGAGACGGCTAGGGCCTTAACTGGGATTGCTCACCGGCCTCTCTTTCTCAATTTTTTCACATCATCTATAGGACTCTATCGGACATCGAGACACATTCTCGTACGCCAGCCGATTTACAAGTTTTAATTATACGTTGGACAATAAACCGGTTGGGGGAAACTAGCACGAGGAGCGTACAGCGTCCCATCAAGGCAGGTGTTCACCGATGATGCCCATTGAGGTGGCCGAACTACGGAAGAACTACGGCGAGATCAAGGCGGTCGACGGCATATCCTTCACCGTGAGGGAGGGAGAGGTCTTCGGACTGCTGGGACCGAACGGCGCCGGGAAGACCACGACCATCGAGATCCTGGAAGGTCTCCGGAGGAAGGACGGCGGCGAGGCGCGCGTCCTGGGTCTGGACCCCTGGGACGAGGGCAACGCCCTCCACAACAAGATCGGGGTCATCCCCCAGGAGTTCAACTTCTTCGAGAAGACCACCCCGCGGGAGGCCGTCATCTACTATGCCAGCCTCTTCGGGGTCAAGGTGGATCCGGACGAGATCCTGAGGTCGGTGCTTCTCGACGACTCCGCCAACAACGGGTTCGAGAACCTATCGGGAGGGCAAAAACAGAAGACCGGGCTCGCTTTGTCCCTAGTCAACTCACCGGACCTGCTGTTCCTGGACGAGCCGACCACCGGTCTCGACCCCAACGCCCGGCGGGCGATCTGGGAGGTCATCAAGGGCCTCAAGGCCAAGGGTAAGACGATCATCCTCACCACCCACTATCTGGACGAGGCTCAGCAGCTCTCCGACCGCGTGGCCATCATGAACCATGGGCATATCGTGGCCCTGGGCACCACCGAGGAGATCATTAGCCAGCATGGCTCTGGAGAGAGGTTAGAGATCCAGGGGAGCAAGGAGCTTGCTGACTACATCCGGACGAGCACAGGGCTGGAGGTCGAGGCCCACGACAACGTCGTCAGCATCGCCATGAAGCACAAGAACGATGCCCTGGCCGCGCTGGAGGCGGCCGACCGCTCTAAGATGGAGTGGGGCGACATCCGCACCCGGCGGGACAGTCTGGACGACGTGTTCGTGAAGCTGGTGCGGGGACAGGTAGATGATAGCGGAGAGTTCGTGGGGGGTGGCCGCAGTGGATAAGCGTCCTCGCAGCAGGTTCAGCGGTCGCCGGGTCATGGCCGACTTCAGGGTCTACAGCCGCGGCTACATGCGGAACCGGGTGGGACTCTTCTTTGGCCTCGTCTTCCCGATCATCCTCATCCTCATCTTCGGCGCTATCTTCTCCGGGACGTCGTCGGGGACGGTGACCGTGTACGTCCAGAACCAGGACACCGGCCCCTTCCCCAACCCGCAGATGGATGTCGCCAGCCAGTTCATCGGCGCGCTGAACAGCTCGGGAACCGTCACCGTGGTCATGGTGGACCCCTCCGAGGACTTCTCGAGGTACCTCGCCGATCACTCCTCATCGGACGGCATCATCATCCCGGCCAACTTCTCCGCGGACTATCAGGCCGCTCAGCCCATCAACGTCACCGTGTACGGTAATCCCTCTTCCAGCACCAGCAGTATCGTCTCCGGCACGGTCAACGGGATAGCCAACGGGTTCAACCTCCATCGGTTCAACGGGACGAGCGTCATCGGCGTCGATCAGGCCACGGTCAACTCCCAGCAGACCCAGTACATCGACTTCCTCATCCCCGGACTGATCGGCTTCTCCATCCTGGTCAGCCCCATGTTCTCGCTGGTCAACATTTCCTCGGAGTACAAGAAGAACAAGCTGTTCAAGCAGCTGAGCCTCACCCCCCTGACCAAGATGGAATGGCTGGCGTCGAAGGTGATGTGGTACATCGTGCTCTCGTCAGCCTCCTTCATCCTCATGGTGCTGGTGGGAGTGGCCGCGTTCGGGGCTCACATCACCCTGACCCCGGGAATCATCCCCTTCCTCATCCTGGGCCCCACGCTCTTCGCGTCGATAGGCATGCTGGTCGGCACGGTGTCCAAGAACCCCGAGACCGCCGGCGTGGTCGGCAACATCGTCACCTTCCCCATGATGTTTCTGGCGGGGACCTTCTTCCCCATCAGCGTCATGCCTGACTATCTGCAGGCCATAGCCCACGTGCTCCCGCTGTACTACGTCATCGAGGGGCTGAACAACGTCATGGTCTACGGCAATATGGCCGGAGCGCTCTTCGATATCGCCGTCGTAGCCGTCCTGACCGCGATCTTCTTCATCGCCGCGGTGAAGCTGTTCAAATGGAGGGAGGACTGAGCGAGGCCGTCGATAGCGGATGCTTCCGGCTCCTCGATCACGGGCGGCCCCGGTCGAGGATCGGCCTCCCCTCCATGTCCCGGGGGAGGCCGACGTACCTCAGCACCTCCTCGTCTAGTAGGAGGTCGATGACCGGTACCACCAGGAACACCGGCAGGTATCCGAAGATGTTCGTCTCCACCACATCGTACACCGCCATCGGGCAGTAGGTGCACATGAGCTCCTCGTAGCTTCGTCCGTCGACCGTGGGGCGGGTGGCATCGGAATCGATCAGGGCATCGAGAGGCTGTAGGCAATCCTGCTCGAGGTCCTGCAACCGCTGGTCGATGAGCACAAGCGCCATCTGGCGGCTGGCCCTGCTCTGCAGCACGCGCATGATGAGGAACTCCGCCCCCAGGATGGCCGCCAATGCCAGGATGTGTGAGATATCGTTGCCCTGGAAGAAGCCAATCAGCAGGTCCAGGGTCTTACCGGGAAGCAGTATCGCCCCGACCGCCACGACGCAGATGACGAAGACGATGCTGCCCGCGAACACCATCGCCCAGATGTATGCCTGCCGTCCCTTGGAGCGGGCGGTCAGAATGCGATACTTGAGGGAGCGGGCCATCTTGGTGAAGCCCTGCGATTGCGGACTGACGATCACCACGAGAAGCAAGTAAGCCATGATGACCAGGATCTGGACGATCAGGTTGAGGGTCAGCCCCGCTGGGAGCTCTCCGAGCAAGGTCCCATGGATTATCGTGAACACGAATCCTATGCCGAACAGCACGAAGAAGCTCCGGGCCAGGGGGACCATCCCCACCAGGAACATGGTCAGGCCCACCTCCACCGCGAACCGGCGCCTGTATCTCAGCATGAAGAGGAGCGGTTCCTTGATGGGTCGCTTGGGGATAAGCGGTCTTTTCTCCCTCCGCTCGCCGCGGTGCCTGGTGAGGGGAAGGAAGAAGACGATGTAGTTGAACGAGTAGAGGATGAAAGTAACGATGGCCCACACGATCAGGGCCTCGTACCAGGTGAGCATGATGAGGGTGGAGACGATGAGCAGGGCGGCCGTCAGCACGATGAACTCCCCGTCGTACTTCGCTGGCGAGAGGACCGCACGGCGCATCGCCCGGTAGCGGTCAATGTCCGCCTGGACCCTGGACCTCATCTCCGCCATCCCCGCGTCGTCAGTCCTGCTCATCTAGCCCCCCTAACGCCAGTATGGCCGACACCACCAAATAACCGACCGCCGCCCCTAAGAATATTGCTCTGATGTCTTTGGATCCAATAAAACCCTAGGGCCGAGAGCGAGCACCTCACGGCTGTGCGGCCTTGTAGCGAGCGTACCGCCCCGCCAGATGCTCGTCTCTGAGCGCATGGTAGGCACGGGCGTTGTTCTCCGCCCGGTCGTGGACGGTGGGGTCGTTGGACCTCACTATCCTTCCGGGCACGCCGACGACGATCGAGCCCGAAGGGATGACCATTTTGCCGGTGACGACCGCATTGGCGCCTATGATGCAGTCGTCGCTGATGATCGCTCCCTCTACCACCGTCGCGTTCATCCCAATGATGCAATGGTCGCCGACCTTCGCCCTGTTGATGATCGCCCCATGGCCGACGGTGACGTTCCTTCCGATGATCGTCGGGAATCCCGTGTCCACGTGCAGTACGGCGTGCTCCTGCACGTTGCTGCCCTCTCCCACCACCACGCGATCATGGTCCGCTCGTATCACTGCATACGGCCAGATGCTGACCCCATCCTCCAGCTCGTAGTTGCCGATGAGCACCGCGGTGGGATCGATGTACCTGCACACTCTTCCATCCTCTGGGAACGGTATCGCCGGAAGGCACCTAATACTATTCTTGACCTTAGAAGCTGACAATGTGCCATAGCCATTTAAGACTCAGCTGGCCATAATGATGGAGGAACGAGCATGGTCTCAAGAGAATCCGCCCTGGCCTTGGTGCGCGAGCACGTGAAGAAGGA
The DNA window shown above is from Methanomassiliicoccus sp. and carries:
- a CDS encoding gamma carbonic anhydrase family protein — its product is MSASKVKNSIRCLPAIPFPEDGRVCRYIDPTAVLIGNYELEDGVSIWPYAVIRADHDRVVVGEGSNVQEHAVLHVDTGFPTIIGRNVTVGHGAIINRAKVGDHCIIGMNATVVEGAIISDDCIIGANAVVTGKMVIPSGSIVVGVPGRIVRSNDPTVHDRAENNARAYHALRDEHLAGRYARYKAAQP
- a CDS encoding ABC transporter ATP-binding protein, yielding MMPIEVAELRKNYGEIKAVDGISFTVREGEVFGLLGPNGAGKTTTIEILEGLRRKDGGEARVLGLDPWDEGNALHNKIGVIPQEFNFFEKTTPREAVIYYASLFGVKVDPDEILRSVLLDDSANNGFENLSGGQKQKTGLALSLVNSPDLLFLDEPTTGLDPNARRAIWEVIKGLKAKGKTIILTTHYLDEAQQLSDRVAIMNHGHIVALGTTEEIISQHGSGERLEIQGSKELADYIRTSTGLEVEAHDNVVSIAMKHKNDALAALEAADRSKMEWGDIRTRRDSLDDVFVKLVRGQVDDSGEFVGGGRSG
- a CDS encoding ABC transporter permease, producing MIAESSWGVAAVDKRPRSRFSGRRVMADFRVYSRGYMRNRVGLFFGLVFPIILILIFGAIFSGTSSGTVTVYVQNQDTGPFPNPQMDVASQFIGALNSSGTVTVVMVDPSEDFSRYLADHSSSDGIIIPANFSADYQAAQPINVTVYGNPSSSTSSIVSGTVNGIANGFNLHRFNGTSVIGVDQATVNSQQTQYIDFLIPGLIGFSILVSPMFSLVNISSEYKKNKLFKQLSLTPLTKMEWLASKVMWYIVLSSASFILMVLVGVAAFGAHITLTPGIIPFLILGPTLFASIGMLVGTVSKNPETAGVVGNIVTFPMMFLAGTFFPISVMPDYLQAIAHVLPLYYVIEGLNNVMVYGNMAGALFDIAVVAVLTAIFFIAAVKLFKWRED